One part of the Segnochrobactrum spirostomi genome encodes these proteins:
- a CDS encoding efflux RND transporter permease subunit, with translation MAMNFSAWSIRKPVPSIVLFSVLMLLGIVAFQTLPITRFPNIDVPIVSVTVTQSGAAPSEMETQITRKVEDAVANLTGVKHVSSTITDGDSTTAIEFRLEVDPDRALNDTKDAISKIRADLPRNIDEPIVQRIDVEGQAIQTYAAAAPSMTLEQLSWFVDDVVKRKLQGLPGVGKVDRIGGVSREIQVVLDPDRLMSLGMTAGDVSSRLRATNVDLAGGRAEIGGQEQSLRTLAGAHTVAELDNTVINIPGGRSVRLDELGTVRDGFQEPRSFARLGGDTPVVSFSVYRSKGASDVTVAAVVAKAIEELHAAHPEVSYALIDDSVANIYGNYESAMQTLIEGAILAVIVVFIFLKDWRATLIAAVALPLSIIPAFWLMSIMGFSLNLISLLAITLVTGILVDDAIVEIENIVRHMRMGKSPYRAAMEAADEIGLAVIAITMTIVAVFAPVSFMGGIAGQYFKQFGLTVAVAVLISLLVARLITPMMAAYLMRPTKHVEERDGWLMRRYVRFLGWTVRHRLVTLAVGLLLFAGSLWSTGLLPTGFLPVEDIGRTVVSVELPPGATLDDTRAKTDEIAKAIRTIPEVSQVFVLGGTSPTGNLEVRKAAVFVTLTPKSERKRSQKEIEGVINGLIADLPDVRAWYVNERGDRELSISLLSNDPIALDEAVGKLEGALRAEPGLANVAAVAGVDRPEIRIRPRLEEAARYGVSTEDISEAIRVATIGDIDANLAKFNAGDRLIPIRVQFDTDARKNLALVRAMAVKAGTGEPLPLASVADISFGQGPSSIDRYDRERRVSIGADLVKGVALGDAVAKVMTTAEKVGLPKGVRIEESGDVEVMGEVFSGFAMAMGAGLMMVFGVLILLFGSVFQPITILLSLPLAIGGVILGLLATDNPVSMPVVIGILMLMGIVTKNAIMIVDFAVEGVHRGMNRVDAVIDAGRKRARPIIMTTIAMIAGMVPSALGLGEGGEFRAPMAIAVIGGLAVSTVLSLIFVPAFYTVMDDVSRFMGWVFGRFIGPKEDDEDGPHAAAGPKPAAHPSVGHLPHAAE, from the coding sequence ATGGCCATGAACTTCTCCGCCTGGTCGATCCGAAAGCCGGTCCCCTCGATCGTGCTGTTCTCGGTCTTGATGCTGCTCGGGATCGTCGCGTTTCAAACCCTTCCGATCACACGCTTTCCGAATATCGACGTGCCGATCGTCTCGGTCACCGTCACCCAATCGGGCGCCGCCCCGTCGGAGATGGAGACCCAGATCACCCGCAAGGTGGAGGACGCGGTCGCCAATCTCACCGGCGTGAAGCACGTCAGCTCGACCATCACCGACGGCGATTCTACGACCGCGATCGAGTTCCGCCTCGAGGTCGATCCCGACCGCGCCCTCAACGACACCAAGGATGCGATCTCGAAGATCCGCGCCGACCTGCCGCGCAACATCGACGAGCCGATCGTCCAGCGCATCGACGTGGAAGGCCAGGCGATCCAGACCTACGCCGCGGCCGCACCGTCGATGACGCTGGAGCAACTCTCCTGGTTCGTGGACGACGTGGTGAAGCGCAAGCTCCAGGGCCTGCCCGGCGTCGGCAAGGTCGACCGCATCGGCGGCGTCTCCCGCGAAATCCAGGTCGTGCTCGACCCCGACAGGCTGATGTCGCTCGGCATGACGGCCGGCGACGTGTCGAGCCGGCTGCGCGCCACCAACGTGGACCTCGCCGGCGGCCGCGCCGAGATCGGCGGCCAGGAACAATCCCTGCGCACCCTCGCCGGCGCGCACACCGTCGCCGAGCTCGACAATACCGTCATCAACATCCCCGGCGGCCGCAGCGTGCGGCTCGACGAACTGGGCACGGTGCGCGACGGCTTCCAGGAACCGCGCTCGTTCGCCCGGCTCGGCGGTGATACGCCGGTCGTATCATTCTCTGTCTACCGCTCGAAGGGGGCGAGCGACGTCACCGTCGCCGCAGTCGTCGCCAAGGCCATCGAGGAATTGCACGCCGCGCATCCCGAGGTCTCGTATGCGCTGATCGACGATTCCGTCGCGAACATCTATGGCAACTACGAATCCGCGATGCAGACGCTGATCGAAGGCGCGATCCTCGCCGTCATCGTGGTGTTCATCTTCCTCAAGGACTGGCGTGCCACGCTGATCGCGGCGGTGGCACTGCCCCTCTCGATCATTCCGGCCTTCTGGCTGATGAGCATCATGGGATTCTCCCTGAATCTCATCAGCTTGCTCGCCATCACTCTCGTCACCGGCATCCTGGTCGACGACGCCATCGTGGAGATCGAGAACATCGTCCGCCACATGCGGATGGGCAAATCGCCTTACCGCGCGGCGATGGAAGCAGCCGACGAGATCGGCCTCGCCGTCATCGCCATCACCATGACCATCGTCGCGGTGTTCGCGCCGGTGAGCTTCATGGGCGGCATCGCCGGGCAATATTTCAAGCAGTTCGGCCTGACGGTCGCGGTCGCGGTGCTGATCTCGCTGCTCGTCGCCCGTCTCATCACGCCGATGATGGCGGCCTATCTGATGCGGCCGACCAAGCATGTCGAGGAGCGCGACGGCTGGCTGATGCGGCGCTATGTGCGCTTCCTCGGCTGGACGGTCCGCCATCGTCTGGTGACGCTCGCCGTCGGTCTCCTGCTGTTCGCCGGCTCGTTGTGGTCGACCGGCCTGCTGCCGACCGGCTTTCTTCCCGTCGAGGACATCGGCCGCACGGTCGTCTCGGTCGAACTGCCGCCGGGAGCGACCCTGGACGACACCCGCGCCAAGACCGACGAGATCGCCAAGGCGATCCGCACGATCCCGGAGGTCTCTCAGGTCTTCGTTCTCGGCGGAACCTCGCCCACCGGCAATCTCGAGGTCCGCAAGGCCGCGGTGTTCGTCACGCTGACGCCGAAGAGCGAGCGCAAGCGATCCCAGAAGGAGATCGAGGGCGTCATCAACGGCCTGATCGCCGATTTGCCGGATGTCCGCGCCTGGTACGTCAACGAGCGCGGCGATCGGGAACTCTCGATCTCGCTGTTGTCCAACGACCCCATCGCCCTCGACGAGGCGGTCGGCAAACTCGAAGGGGCGCTGCGCGCCGAGCCGGGCCTCGCCAACGTGGCGGCGGTCGCGGGCGTCGATCGTCCGGAGATCCGCATCCGGCCCCGGCTCGAGGAGGCCGCGCGCTACGGCGTCTCGACGGAGGACATCTCCGAGGCGATCCGCGTCGCCACCATCGGCGACATCGACGCCAACCTCGCCAAGTTCAACGCGGGCGACCGGCTGATCCCGATCCGGGTGCAGTTCGACACCGACGCCCGCAAGAACCTCGCCTTGGTCCGCGCCATGGCGGTGAAGGCGGGAACCGGCGAGCCCCTGCCGCTCGCCTCGGTCGCCGACATCTCCTTCGGTCAAGGGCCATCCTCGATCGATCGCTATGACCGCGAGCGGCGGGTTTCGATCGGCGCCGACCTCGTCAAGGGCGTGGCACTTGGTGATGCCGTCGCCAAGGTGATGACGACCGCCGAGAAGGTGGGCCTTCCGAAGGGCGTCCGCATCGAGGAGAGCGGCGATGTCGAGGTGATGGGCGAGGTGTTCTCGGGCTTCGCGATGGCGATGGGCGCCGGCCTGATGATGGTGTTCGGCGTGCTCATCCTGCTGTTCGGCAGCGTGTTCCAGCCGATCACCATCCTGCTCTCGCTGCCGCTCGCGATCGGCGGCGTCATCCTCGGCCTGCTCGCGACCGACAACCCGGTCTCGATGCCGGTGGTGATCGGCATCCTCATGCTGATGGGCATCGTGACGAAGAACGCGATCATGATCGTGGATTTCGCCGTCGAGGGCGTCCATCGCGGCATGAACCGGGTCGACGCGGTGATCGACGCCGGGCGCAAGCGCGCGCGGCCGATCATCATGACGACCATCGCCATGATCGCCGGCATGGTGCCGAGCGCGCTCGGCCTCGGCGAGGGCGGCGAGTTCCGCGCTCCGATGGCGATCGCGGTGATCGGCGGTCTCGCGGTCTCGACCGTGCTGTCGCTGATCTTCGTCCCCGCGTTCTACACGGTGATGGACGACGTCTCGCGCTTCATGGGCTGGGTGTTCGGACGCTTCATCGGTCCGAAGGAAGACGATGAGGACGGTCCGCACGCCGCGGCGGGTCCCAAGCCCGCTGCGCACCCGAGCGTCGGGCATCTGCCCCACGCCGCGGAATGA
- a CDS encoding efflux RND transporter periplasmic adaptor subunit: protein MPLPAKPFRPISAPSRTARLAAAILSATALSASLAGTPAWAQEPAPVAAKPPTVTVVKAETGSLVEHELVTGTMRPREEARVTAEVNGLAITEILVEAGDHVTKGQVLARLSSDTAEATVAQSAAQIERARAAIAQGESQVTEAESTLDQTRKAFARTEALTSSGVASKQTFDQRKSEAEVAAARLEASKRSLEAARADLTLAEAQAKANRIELERTEIKAPVAGIVSRRDANLGAVVGLTSGPLFTIIENGDIELAADVAETAIAKLRVGQKARVWPAGFREPIAGTVRLISPEVDSKTRLGSVRIALPPVAGLTIGAFGRAEVDTATRTGVIVPLSAVLYGPGGPSVQVAAEGKIETRPITIGLVSEGRAEIAEGIAPGEQVVATSGTFLRNGDRVTPVVAQTVPAPSAPSN, encoded by the coding sequence ATGCCGCTTCCGGCCAAGCCCTTCCGCCCGATCTCCGCCCCTTCGCGCACCGCCCGCCTCGCCGCCGCGATCCTGTCGGCCACGGCTCTGTCCGCGAGCCTCGCCGGCACGCCCGCGTGGGCGCAAGAGCCAGCTCCGGTCGCCGCCAAGCCGCCGACCGTGACCGTCGTGAAGGCGGAGACCGGCAGCCTCGTCGAACACGAGCTCGTCACCGGCACCATGCGGCCGCGGGAGGAGGCCCGGGTCACGGCCGAGGTGAACGGCCTCGCCATCACCGAGATCCTCGTCGAGGCGGGCGACCACGTCACCAAGGGGCAAGTCCTCGCGCGGCTCTCGAGCGACACCGCCGAGGCGACCGTCGCCCAATCGGCCGCGCAGATCGAGCGCGCGAGGGCGGCGATCGCCCAGGGTGAAAGCCAGGTCACGGAAGCCGAATCGACCCTCGATCAGACCCGCAAGGCGTTCGCCCGCACCGAGGCGCTGACCAGCAGCGGCGTCGCCTCCAAACAGACCTTCGACCAGCGCAAATCGGAGGCGGAGGTCGCCGCCGCGCGGCTGGAAGCCTCCAAGCGCTCGCTCGAAGCCGCCCGCGCCGACCTCACCCTCGCGGAGGCCCAGGCCAAGGCAAACCGGATCGAACTGGAGCGCACCGAGATCAAAGCGCCCGTCGCCGGCATCGTCAGCCGGCGCGACGCCAATCTCGGCGCGGTGGTCGGGCTCACCTCCGGCCCCCTCTTCACCATCATCGAGAACGGCGACATCGAGCTCGCCGCCGACGTCGCCGAGACGGCGATCGCCAAGCTCCGGGTCGGTCAGAAGGCGCGGGTGTGGCCGGCGGGTTTCCGCGAGCCGATCGCCGGCACCGTCCGGCTGATTTCGCCGGAGGTCGATTCCAAGACCCGGCTGGGTTCGGTCCGCATCGCACTGCCGCCGGTGGCAGGCCTCACGATCGGCGCCTTCGGGCGCGCCGAGGTCGATACCGCCACCCGAACCGGCGTGATCGTACCGCTTTCGGCGGTGCTCTACGGGCCGGGCGGCCCCAGCGTTCAAGTCGCGGCCGAGGGCAAGATCGAGACACGTCCGATCACGATCGGCCTCGTCTCGGAGGGGCGCGCCGAGATCGCCGAGGGCATCGCACCGGGTGAGCAGGTGGTCGCCACCTCCGGGACCTTCCTGCGCAACGGCGACCGCGTCACACCCGTCGTGGCACAGACCGTGCCGGCGCCTTCGGCCCCGAGCAACTGA
- a CDS encoding PadR family transcriptional regulator yields the protein MNVRTLCLAVLHFKDASGYEIRKLSVEGSFSYFGDVSFGSIYPTLAKLEDEGLVTAREETQPGKPARKIYSITDKGREVLRGDLSRPPAPDIFRSEFLLIAVCAPILPKTIVAAAIDRAIQHIEADIEQIGGHLPCDDLASDWAIRYGLACNQTALDYLRTNRDALLAIASETDARHPEAAE from the coding sequence ATGAACGTGCGCACGCTCTGCCTCGCCGTCCTCCACTTCAAGGACGCCTCGGGCTACGAAATCCGGAAGCTGTCGGTCGAAGGATCGTTCAGCTATTTCGGCGACGTCAGCTTCGGCTCGATCTACCCGACACTGGCAAAGCTCGAGGACGAGGGGCTTGTCACCGCCCGCGAGGAAACCCAGCCCGGCAAGCCGGCCCGCAAGATCTATTCGATCACCGACAAAGGCCGTGAAGTGCTGCGTGGTGATCTGAGCCGCCCCCCGGCGCCGGATATCTTCCGCTCCGAGTTCCTGCTCATCGCCGTCTGCGCCCCGATCCTGCCGAAGACGATCGTCGCCGCGGCCATCGACCGGGCCATCCAGCATATCGAGGCCGACATCGAGCAGATCGGTGGGCATCTCCCGTGCGACGACCTGGCCTCGGACTGGGCGATCCGCTACGGCCTCGCCTGCAATCAGACGGCCCTCGATTATCTCCGCACCAACCGCGACGCCCTCCTTGCGATCGCCAGCGAAACCGACGCGCGCCACCCCGAGGCCGCCGAATGA
- a CDS encoding ferritin-like domain-containing protein yields MTAAPFPSLAAAARLVVAEPVPAEKARLARAAADQWRAGALSLTRPTLDPPVPERPGRPARPILLAPRDMPKRSADPGEGRIALIHALAHIELNAIDLAWDIIGRFADEGLPRAFFDDWVRVGFEEAIHFGLLEQRLAGLGAAYGDLPAHDGLWQAAQETGHSLAARLAIVPLVLEARGLDVTPPMIERAREAGDETTAEILEIVYRDEKGHVAIGMRWFRHACERDGVAPEPTFHALVRRHFRGGLKPPFNDRARSEAGLTPGFYRPLIVTRT; encoded by the coding sequence GTGACGGCCGCGCCTTTTCCGTCCCTCGCCGCTGCGGCGCGTCTCGTCGTGGCGGAGCCCGTGCCGGCGGAGAAGGCGCGGCTCGCCCGCGCGGCGGCCGACCAATGGCGGGCGGGCGCCCTTTCGCTTACCCGCCCGACCCTCGATCCGCCGGTTCCGGAGCGGCCGGGCCGGCCCGCGCGGCCGATTCTGCTCGCGCCGCGCGACATGCCGAAGCGCTCGGCCGATCCCGGCGAAGGCCGCATCGCGCTGATCCACGCCCTCGCCCACATCGAACTCAACGCCATCGATCTCGCCTGGGACATCATCGGCCGCTTCGCCGACGAAGGCCTTCCGCGCGCCTTCTTCGACGATTGGGTGCGGGTCGGCTTCGAGGAGGCGATCCATTTCGGCCTGCTCGAGCAACGGCTCGCCGGTCTCGGCGCCGCCTATGGCGACCTTCCGGCCCACGACGGCCTCTGGCAGGCGGCGCAGGAGACCGGCCATTCGCTCGCGGCCCGCCTCGCGATCGTGCCGCTGGTGCTCGAGGCCCGCGGCCTCGACGTCACCCCGCCGATGATCGAGCGCGCCCGTGAGGCCGGTGACGAGACGACCGCCGAAATCCTGGAAATCGTCTACCGCGACGAGAAAGGCCATGTCGCGATCGGCATGCGCTGGTTCCGCCATGCCTGCGAGCGCGATGGGGTCGCCCCCGAGCCGACCTTCCACGCCCTGGTGCGGCGCCATTTCCGCGGCGGGCTGAAGCCGCCTTTCAACGACCGCGCGCGCTCCGAAGCGGGGCTGACGCCGGGCTTCTATCGCCCGCTCATCGTCACCCGGACGTGA
- a CDS encoding peroxiredoxin, with product MTALPAPGQPAPDFTLPGDGGEPISLSALQGKPVVLYFYPKDDTQGCTLEAIDFTARTDAFAAAGAVVIGISPDSVKSHDKFKAKHNLAVRLASDEDQSVCTAYGVWVEKSMYGRKYMGVERTTVLIGRDGTVAKVWPKVKVDGHAEAVLEAVKAL from the coding sequence ATGACCGCCCTTCCCGCTCCCGGCCAGCCCGCGCCCGATTTCACCCTGCCCGGTGACGGCGGCGAGCCGATCAGCCTCTCGGCGCTCCAGGGCAAGCCGGTGGTGCTCTATTTCTATCCGAAGGACGACACTCAGGGCTGCACCCTCGAGGCGATCGACTTCACAGCCCGCACAGACGCGTTCGCAGCCGCCGGCGCCGTCGTGATCGGCATTTCGCCGGATTCGGTGAAGAGCCACGACAAGTTCAAGGCGAAGCACAATCTCGCCGTCCGTCTCGCCTCGGACGAGGACCAGAGCGTCTGCACCGCCTACGGCGTGTGGGTCGAGAAGTCGATGTACGGCCGCAAGTACATGGGCGTCGAGCGGACCACCGTCCTCATCGGGCGCGACGGTACCGTCGCCAAGGTGTGGCCGAAGGTGAAGGTGGACGGGCATGCCGAGGCGGTGCTCGAAGCCGTCAAGGCGCTCTGA